tgtttttggattttcctttttgaattttcctcggagttcagtatttttgtgtttttactttttatacaagcctttatatatatagcttgctaggtgtgagccaaggctccgtgttgaaggctgtatcttgacctataattgtttacctttataaattgttatttggatagagagtggcctcattggcactcataccacatcttcctatacatatttaagtttttgaaattttgcattGACATTAATATTGATGGGACCTCTAAAGAAAAAGAAGCCTGAGTCCTCCTCAAATGTTGTCAACACCTTTGACAAAATGATGGGAGCCAGTCAAGCTGTCAACAAACTTTCTAAGGGAAAAGAAGAAGCTATTAACAAGTTAACAGGTATGCATAATAAGTGACCGTCCCAACATCTATTTCTTGCAAGCAAAGGTAGACTTTTTTAGGATAAGGAGAGTCTCCCCACCTTTGTTTGCATTCTTTTTCTTGCAAATTTTCAAACCCTTTAACTAAATTCCCTAATGGTTTCCTTATGCTCTTACTAATTTAACCTGAGGcctgaaagcaattgatttaaaTTAATCATTTGGTCCCTAATAAAAGCAGATCACTCCACACTAGTCTTGTTAAAGCAGATAGCCCATGCATACTTCTCTAACTAGAAGGCTGCCACAATGGTAACTGTTTGAGAATCCAGAGCATTTGACAGACTGCTAACCAAGTATGACTACTGTTGTTGATATGTTATCACACCTGAAGGTTTGCTTTTATAGTATTCACAAAAGATTTTCttatcatttttaatatataataacatgGTCTTGCATAGCATGATTTTGTTACCCAACATTGAATGAAATTTCCACATCTAACATACACTCTCAGTTGATTATATTTTATATGCATGTTCCATTGAGTTATTCGGTGTTTGATATGGGTTCAATGTTCAAATCCTTTTTCAGTGGAAAATTGCATACTTCAATGAATGGTATAAACTTCATTCTACTAGTACACTCTGACGTTGAACTTGGACAGATTTCTGACAGATTatactttttaatataataaaCAGAAGGCTCAGTATTTTAGACATTTTCTTCATTGAAAAttcccaatatatatatatacaaagtactctaggatattattttttttatttattgaagatCTCTGTTGTTCTTTATTTCAGGTGATGCTGTTGAAGGCGTGTTGAATGTGCACCTACAGATAGACTGTGACGAACACATGTTGAATTCATGTATTATGACTCTACTGTGGCACAGCCCGATATATGTGCCTTCTGTGCAGCTGTGGGGGCAACAAAGACTGTGTCATTATTGGAAAATTACCACCCAA
Above is a window of Mytilus galloprovincialis chromosome 7, xbMytGall1.hap1.1, whole genome shotgun sequence DNA encoding:
- the LOC143083241 gene encoding uncharacterized protein LOC143083241: MGPLKKKKPESSSNVVNTFDKMMGASQAVNKLSKGKEEAINKLTGDAVEGVLNVHLQIDCDEHMLNSCIMTLLWHSPIYVPSVQLWGQQRLCHYWKITTQKKPN